In Deferribacteraceae bacterium V6Fe1, one genomic interval encodes:
- a CDS encoding sigma-54-dependent Fis family transcriptional regulator: MDRILLIDDDEALGYSIKRSLSDRYLVETADTPRLAYEILHNIKDISLIFLDIRLGDSNGLHLLERIKKDFPDIPVIMITAFGTSDTVLESIRLGAKDFLTKPVNIEDLVEYIEKYKQNKRFETCGNEYIKVEDITSKGFIGISKDIREVLKIVANVSPTKTPVLILGESGTGKELIANMIHDYSGRKGPFVPINCAAIPRDLIESELFGYEKGAFSGAASSKPGKFELAQNGTIFLDEIGEISKGLQSKLLRVLETSEIEHLGGTKKIKLDVRLIAATNKKINELMDENVFRPDLYFRISGVTVKLPPLRERKEDITQLTKYFVGVFAKEYKKEITCINKDVISLLETYEWPGNVREFKNVINTAVMLADGRSIEKEHIKLNEIVHSDYKMEIFNTNLNEAVENLEKEMILKALKENSYHLSKTSEQLGISRVTLNAKIKKYNIIIK, from the coding sequence ATGGATAGAATATTATTGATAGATGACGATGAGGCTTTAGGTTATAGCATAAAAAGGTCTTTGTCAGACAGATATTTGGTTGAAACTGCAGACACCCCGAGACTTGCATATGAGATATTGCACAATATAAAAGATATTTCCCTTATTTTTTTGGACATACGTCTTGGCGACTCAAATGGTCTGCACTTATTGGAAAGAATCAAGAAAGATTTTCCTGATATTCCTGTTATTATGATAACTGCATTCGGGACAAGTGATACCGTTTTGGAATCAATCAGGCTTGGTGCAAAAGATTTCTTAACAAAGCCTGTTAATATTGAAGATTTGGTAGAATATATAGAAAAATACAAACAAAATAAAAGGTTTGAGACATGTGGCAACGAATACATTAAAGTCGAAGATATTACTTCAAAAGGTTTTATAGGTATCTCCAAAGATATAAGGGAAGTGCTGAAGATTGTTGCAAATGTGTCCCCTACAAAGACTCCGGTTTTGATATTAGGGGAAAGCGGTACCGGTAAAGAGCTTATAGCTAATATGATTCACGATTATAGCGGCAGAAAGGGGCCGTTTGTCCCAATTAATTGTGCTGCAATACCGAGAGATTTGATAGAGAGTGAGCTGTTCGGATATGAAAAAGGGGCTTTTAGCGGGGCTGCATCGTCCAAGCCCGGCAAGTTTGAGCTTGCACAAAATGGCACTATCTTTTTGGATGAAATAGGGGAAATTTCAAAAGGTTTACAATCAAAATTACTGAGAGTATTGGAAACAAGTGAGATTGAACATTTGGGTGGCACAAAAAAGATAAAACTTGACGTAAGACTAATTGCTGCAACCAATAAAAAGATAAATGAATTGATGGATGAAAATGTATTTAGGCCCGACTTGTATTTTAGGATAAGCGGTGTTACTGTTAAGCTGCCCCCTTTAAGAGAGAGAAAAGAGGATATCACTCAATTGACAAAATATTTTGTCGGTGTTTTTGCAAAAGAGTACAAAAAGGAGATTACTTGTATAAATAAGGATGTCATATCTTTGCTTGAAACTTATGAGTGGCCGGGTAATGTGAGAGAGTTTAAAAATGTGATTAACACTGCGGTAATGCTTGCTGATGGCAGAAGTATAGAGAAAGAGCATATTAAGCTTAATGAAATTGTCCACTCGGATTATAAAATGGAAATATTTAATACAAATTTAAATGAGGCAGTTGAAAACTTGGAAAAAGAGATGATTTTAAAGGCACTCAAGGAAAACAGCTATCATCTTAGCAAGACTTCGGAGCAATTGGGGATATCGAGAGTCACCCTTAATGCAAAAATAAAGAAATATAATATTATCATTAAATAA
- the cybH gene encoding Ni/Fe-hydrogenase, b-type cytochrome subunit, translating into MADNRCAARRYVYVWEGPVRISHWINFFCMIFLSFTGVYIHYPFIEATSFTNAPYIMGVVRYSHYLVGVIFAFSVILRLFWLFVGNKYSSWSSFSNPLKKEDRDIFWKYFKYYIFLEKNPPHVLGHNPVALVAYIVLFNLFILQIFTGFALWSQADPNSTLYALTGWVFTFVSNQWVRFYHYIFMFLVAGFVINHLYSAVLFDFKSQSGEISSIFAGWKPDRRK; encoded by the coding sequence ATGGCTGATAATAGATGTGCTGCCAGAAGGTATGTGTATGTTTGGGAAGGCCCTGTAAGGATATCTCATTGGATAAACTTCTTTTGTATGATCTTCTTATCTTTCACAGGCGTATACATACATTACCCTTTTATTGAAGCAACGAGCTTTACTAATGCACCCTACATCATGGGAGTAGTAAGATATTCCCACTATCTTGTAGGTGTGATTTTCGCTTTCAGTGTTATACTCAGATTATTCTGGTTGTTTGTGGGTAATAAATACTCCAGTTGGTCTTCATTTTCAAACCCTTTAAAAAAAGAGGACAGAGACATCTTCTGGAAATATTTTAAGTACTATATCTTTCTTGAAAAAAATCCGCCTCATGTTTTAGGGCATAACCCTGTTGCATTAGTTGCTTATATTGTGCTTTTTAACCTTTTTATACTACAGATATTTACCGGGTTTGCACTCTGGAGTCAAGCTGACCCTAACAGCACTTTATATGCGCTAACAGGCTGGGTATTTACTTTTGTAAGCAACCAATGGGTAAGATTTTATCATTACATTTTTATGTTTCTGGTTGCTGGATTTGTAATTAACCATCTTTACAGTGCCGTTCTTTTCGACTTCAAATCTCAATCGGGAGAGATAAGCTCAATCTTTGCAGGATGGAAACCTGATAGAAGAAAATAA
- the phnD gene encoding phosphate/phosphite/phosphonate ABC transporter substrate-binding protein, producing the protein MKKVSCLVIFSLLIYTYSFAEALKFGVSSVISAGNTVYLYERLNEYISKKLGQNVELVSKKNYSEMNELIENAEVDIASVCSGAIAFLKDDSYVLLAIPVVNGKPKYQSYLIVKKDFEYNGLNSLKGKTIAFTDKLSFSGTIYPLYFFNNNNIDVEKYFSKVYFTGSHDKSIYLVSKGVVDVAPVDSLIYEHEKIVSPEIIGNTKVVFKSPDFPIPPIVASKKLNERLLKRIKDILINMDKDEEGRKILSQLNIDRFEDGLGYDYSNVIKISREVENYKIINTK; encoded by the coding sequence ATGAAGAAAGTTAGTTGTCTTGTAATATTTAGCTTGCTTATTTATACATATTCTTTTGCTGAAGCCTTGAAATTTGGTGTTTCCTCGGTTATTTCCGCAGGGAATACCGTTTATTTGTATGAAAGGCTTAATGAGTATATTTCTAAAAAGCTTGGGCAGAATGTTGAGCTTGTAAGCAAAAAAAACTATTCGGAAATGAACGAATTAATAGAAAATGCAGAAGTTGACATTGCAAGTGTTTGCTCTGGTGCAATCGCATTTTTGAAAGATGATTCATACGTGCTTTTGGCAATTCCTGTGGTAAACGGTAAACCTAAATATCAGTCTTATCTTATTGTTAAAAAGGATTTTGAGTATAACGGCCTAAATTCATTAAAAGGCAAGACAATAGCCTTCACAGATAAGCTTTCATTTAGCGGCACTATCTATCCGCTGTATTTTTTTAATAACAATAACATTGATGTGGAGAAATATTTTTCAAAGGTGTATTTTACAGGCAGTCACGATAAATCTATATATTTGGTAAGTAAAGGGGTGGTAGATGTTGCACCGGTTGACAGTCTGATTTATGAGCATGAAAAGATAGTTTCTCCTGAAATTATTGGCAATACTAAGGTTGTATTTAAATCTCCTGATTTCCCTATCCCACCTATTGTCGCTTCAAAAAAATTAAACGAAAGACTATTGAAAAGGATAAAAGATATTTTGATTAATATGGACAAGGATGAAGAGGGGAGAAAGATTTTGAGCCAGTTGAATATTGACAGATTTGAAGATGGCCTTGGTTACGATTATTCAAATGTGATAAAGATTAGCCGTGAAGTCGAAAATTATAAGATTATTAATACCAAATAG
- a CDS encoding nickel-dependent hydrogenase large subunit: protein MANKKIVVDPITRIEGHLRIEAKVEDGKIVDAWSSSTMFRGVEKILQGRDPRDAWYFTQRFCGVCTTVHSIASIRAVENALGIRIPFNAEMIRNIIIGIQNVQDHVIHFYHLHALDWVDIVSALSADPKKTAQLQQSISDWKLSSEDYFRSVQNKVAAFAKTGRLGPFGNAYWGHSAYKLPPEANLMAVAHYLEALNLQKEIIKIHAILGSKNPHPQTFLVGGMSIPVDPNSQNALNADKIAEINKYIAMAKEFVEQVYIPDLLAVAPFYLEWAKYGAGHLNYLSYGEFPEDQTGYPNGMWMPAGVILNGDLSKVYDVNQEKITEYVSHSWYEYTGGDDKAKHPYDGEQIWKYTGPKPPFEYLDTDNKYSWVKAPRYDDKPMEVGPLARMVIGYAKGHKEIKETVDLVLNKLGVGPEVLFSTLGRTAARGIETLITINRLPKWVNMLVNNIKSGDLAIHNNEKWDPESWPKSAKGYGWHEAPRGALGHWIVIEDKKIKNYQAVVPSTWNASPRDTNGIRGQYEESLIGTPIADPEKPLEILRTIHSFDPCLACAVHVYDEKGELKSKVKVL from the coding sequence ATGGCTAACAAAAAAATCGTAGTCGACCCGATTACAAGGATCGAAGGTCATTTAAGGATAGAAGCAAAAGTAGAAGATGGTAAAATTGTGGATGCTTGGTCCAGCTCCACAATGTTTAGAGGGGTAGAAAAAATCCTTCAAGGGAGGGACCCAAGGGATGCGTGGTATTTTACACAGAGATTTTGTGGTGTTTGTACCACAGTCCATTCAATCGCTTCGATTAGAGCCGTGGAAAATGCCTTGGGCATAAGAATCCCTTTTAACGCCGAAATGATTAGAAATATCATTATCGGGATTCAAAATGTTCAAGACCACGTAATACATTTTTATCATCTTCATGCGCTTGACTGGGTGGATATAGTTTCTGCTCTTAGTGCAGACCCTAAAAAAACCGCTCAGCTTCAGCAGTCAATTTCTGACTGGAAATTGTCAAGTGAAGACTATTTCAGAAGTGTCCAAAATAAGGTAGCTGCCTTTGCAAAAACAGGGAGACTTGGACCTTTTGGTAATGCTTATTGGGGGCACAGTGCATATAAATTGCCACCTGAAGCTAACCTGATGGCCGTTGCCCACTACCTTGAAGCATTAAACTTACAAAAAGAAATTATCAAAATACATGCTATTTTGGGCTCTAAAAACCCACATCCTCAAACATTTCTCGTAGGCGGGATGTCTATCCCTGTTGACCCGAATAGCCAAAATGCACTCAATGCCGACAAAATAGCTGAAATCAATAAGTACATTGCAATGGCAAAAGAGTTTGTCGAGCAAGTATATATCCCTGATCTTTTGGCTGTAGCTCCATTTTATCTTGAATGGGCAAAATACGGAGCCGGGCATCTTAACTATTTATCATACGGTGAATTCCCTGAAGATCAGACAGGGTATCCTAACGGTATGTGGATGCCGGCAGGGGTCATATTAAATGGTGACTTGTCAAAAGTATATGACGTAAATCAGGAAAAGATTACCGAATATGTATCACACTCATGGTATGAATATACCGGCGGTGACGATAAAGCCAAACATCCATATGACGGCGAGCAAATTTGGAAATATACCGGACCAAAACCTCCTTTTGAGTATCTTGACACAGATAACAAATATTCTTGGGTAAAAGCACCAAGATATGATGACAAGCCTATGGAAGTAGGGCCACTTGCAAGAATGGTTATCGGCTATGCAAAAGGGCATAAAGAGATAAAAGAAACTGTTGATCTTGTGCTTAATAAATTGGGAGTCGGTCCTGAGGTACTTTTCTCAACTCTTGGAAGGACGGCAGCAAGAGGAATAGAGACTCTAATTACTATCAACAGGTTGCCAAAGTGGGTAAATATGTTGGTAAATAACATTAAATCAGGTGATTTAGCAATCCACAACAATGAAAAGTGGGACCCTGAATCATGGCCAAAGTCAGCGAAAGGTTATGGATGGCATGAAGCTCCTCGTGGTGCACTCGGTCACTGGATTGTAATTGAAGATAAAAAGATAAAGAATTATCAGGCTGTCGTCCCATCAACATGGAATGCAAGCCCAAGGGATACAAACGGAATAAGAGGCCAATACGAGGAATCATTAATAGGGACACCGATTGCTGACCCTGAAAAGCCTCTTGAGATTTTAAGGACAATACACTCATTTGACCCGTGTCTTGCCTGTGCAGTTCACGTATATGACGAAAAGGGTGAGTTAAAGTCCAAAGTAAAAGTTTTATAA
- a CDS encoding nicotinate phosphoribosyltransferase, whose translation MAKFDIALPEDILVGKTTDVYFIRTEEVLRKAGINKKVTMEVAQKGMPAEYPFGIFTGLSNVLELLEGKPVDVYAIDEGSVFFENTPVLTIVGDYLDFGIYETAILGFLCHSSGITTKALKCKMAANGKTVLSFGARRAHPAISGMIDKYAYIGGCDGFSVLFAEDLIGKKASGTIPHALILQVGDTTETMKLFNMYIDKSVPRIALIDTFNDEKFETLNVAKALQNDLNGVRLDTPGSRRGDLKKIAEEIRWELDIRGFEHVKLFASGGLDEKKLTELSDIIDGFGVGTTISNAKVMDFSMDIVEIDGKPFSKKGKMSGFKFAYSCPTCLKQTYDINKNKKIVCSKCNTDMKMITKKFMENGKIILPLPSVDEIRSKILSQLVNLQDFS comes from the coding sequence ATGGCCAAATTTGATATTGCCTTACCAGAAGATATTTTAGTGGGTAAAACCACAGACGTATATTTTATCAGGACAGAAGAGGTTTTGAGAAAAGCAGGTATAAATAAAAAAGTAACGATGGAAGTAGCCCAAAAAGGGATGCCTGCCGAATACCCATTTGGGATATTTACAGGTCTTTCAAATGTTTTGGAGCTTCTTGAAGGCAAACCTGTAGATGTATATGCAATAGATGAAGGGAGCGTATTTTTTGAAAATACTCCTGTGCTCACAATCGTGGGGGATTATCTTGACTTTGGAATCTATGAAACAGCGATATTAGGCTTCTTATGCCATTCATCGGGGATTACTACCAAAGCCTTAAAATGCAAGATGGCAGCAAACGGCAAAACAGTCTTAAGTTTTGGTGCGAGAAGGGCACACCCTGCAATAAGCGGGATGATTGACAAATATGCCTATATCGGCGGTTGCGACGGATTTTCTGTCCTCTTTGCAGAAGATTTAATCGGCAAAAAAGCAAGCGGCACAATACCGCACGCTTTGATTTTACAAGTAGGTGACACCACTGAAACCATGAAGCTTTTTAATATGTATATTGACAAATCTGTCCCTCGTATTGCCCTTATCGACACTTTTAACGATGAAAAATTTGAAACCCTTAACGTAGCAAAAGCATTGCAAAACGATTTGAACGGCGTGAGGCTTGATACTCCCGGCTCACGAAGAGGAGATTTGAAAAAAATTGCAGAAGAAATAAGGTGGGAGCTTGATATAAGAGGCTTTGAGCATGTAAAGTTGTTTGCAAGTGGCGGCCTTGATGAAAAAAAATTAACCGAACTCTCAGATATTATTGACGGATTTGGTGTCGGCACTACCATTTCAAACGCCAAAGTAATGGACTTTTCTATGGATATTGTAGAGATAGATGGAAAACCTTTTAGTAAAAAAGGGAAAATGTCCGGATTTAAATTTGCTTATTCATGCCCGACATGCCTTAAGCAGACTTATGACATTAATAAAAATAAAAAAATTGTATGCTCTAAATGTAACACCGATATGAAAATGATTACAAAAAAATTTATGGAAAACGGTAAAATTATTTTACCGTTGCCAAGTGTAGATGAAATAAGAAGTAAAATTTTGTCACAATTAGTAAATTTACAAGATTTTAGTTGA
- a CDS encoding HAMP domain-containing histidine kinase, giving the protein MVTITLSYSYSKRFLTETVNNSIKQNISILNIKLGEAIIYKDIYTMFTIVESIQKSSDYLKNVYLFDKDMNYITDALAVKKYPEKMNKADLIKFPITIGGNQGVVGHIIYEINPEYIVAVAIKDSLKIGITEIFTFIFLLIVVIFFTNLLITPMQVLNEYVQKMDLSNLTKDIKLPWYSSREVRDIAKNLTDISKRLADAIEKNMEQEKKIMANSKMASIGMMSSGLAHELKNPAMTVLLLAQTLAKELDERYSKDTEYLIRETNKIVKIVNDFLDIAKPISIKKSGVKVSEIQKVLEDYVYINYSNKLELLFINNIQNDSIFTDAEKVIEILINLLNNSFEAAATNIEIVFDEQDSHILIGFRDNGFGIDEENIDKIFLPFYTTKKTGTGLGLFYIESIINALNGQINVSSNEYGTTFLIRLIKE; this is encoded by the coding sequence TTGGTTACAATTACATTGTCGTATAGTTACAGCAAAAGATTTTTAACCGAAACAGTAAATAATTCCATAAAGCAAAATATATCCATATTGAATATAAAACTTGGAGAGGCAATTATTTATAAAGATATCTACACGATGTTTACAATTGTGGAGTCTATTCAAAAGTCCTCAGATTATTTAAAAAATGTTTATTTGTTTGATAAAGATATGAATTATATCACAGATGCACTTGCGGTTAAAAAATATCCTGAAAAAATGAATAAAGCCGATTTGATAAAATTTCCCATAACTATTGGGGGTAATCAAGGTGTTGTAGGTCATATCATTTATGAAATAAATCCCGAATATATTGTAGCAGTGGCAATAAAAGACAGTTTGAAGATAGGTATAACGGAAATATTTACGTTTATTTTTCTGCTTATAGTTGTAATCTTTTTTACAAATTTACTTATTACCCCGATGCAGGTTTTAAATGAGTATGTTCAAAAGATGGATTTGTCCAATCTGACAAAAGATATTAAATTGCCTTGGTATTCTTCAAGAGAGGTTAGAGATATTGCAAAAAACCTAACAGATATTTCTAAAAGGCTTGCAGATGCGATAGAAAAAAATATGGAGCAGGAAAAAAAGATTATGGCAAATTCAAAAATGGCTTCAATCGGTATGATGTCTTCCGGGCTTGCTCACGAATTAAAGAATCCTGCAATGACCGTACTTTTGCTTGCTCAGACTCTTGCCAAAGAATTGGATGAAAGATATTCAAAAGATACCGAATATCTTATTCGTGAAACGAACAAGATTGTCAAAATAGTAAATGACTTTTTAGACATTGCAAAGCCTATAAGCATTAAAAAGAGTGGTGTAAAAGTAAGTGAGATACAAAAGGTATTGGAAGATTATGTATACATTAATTACTCAAACAAACTTGAGCTGTTATTTATTAATAACATACAAAATGATAGCATATTTACAGATGCGGAAAAAGTAATTGAAATACTTATCAATCTTTTAAATAACAGTTTTGAAGCAGCTGCCACAAATATTGAAATAGTTTTTGATGAGCAGGACAGTCACATATTAATCGGTTTTCGTGACAATGGATTTGGAATAGATGAAGAGAATATTGATAAAATATTTTTACCGTTTTATACTACCAAAAAGACGGGGACAGGACTTGGACTCTTTTATATTGAGTCTATAATAAATGCCTTAAACGGGCAGATAAATGTTTCGTCAAATGAATATGGGACTACTTTCTTAATCAGACTTATAAAGGAGTAG
- a CDS encoding sulfurtransferase: MKRIVIFLLMLFMSVNIYAKMSPIVDTDWVLAHLNDKDLIILDIRANKQDFYKGHIPNAIYVNKSDIRIDKEINGKLLEGYLPDKAYFQNLLRSYGINNNSKVVIYTIQYGIKNLKYATRLYWQFKLYGFQNVTLMEGGYLKWLKESKPIEKGDQRNVAEGDVILKDADNSMIATTEDVEKALKDKSYILVDFRDFQSYLGSNKASYIPYPGHIPGAFVAPEELFCKKDGSFVDKTTALNTFHALNIDLDKKIIIYCNTGNHSTEGWMLIHELLGKKNISMYDGSLIEWTNLNKMTKLYEVENFK; this comes from the coding sequence ATGAAAAGGATTGTAATATTTCTATTGATGTTATTTATGAGTGTTAATATTTATGCAAAGATGAGTCCAATTGTGGATACTGACTGGGTTTTAGCACATTTAAATGATAAAGATTTGATTATTCTTGATATCAGAGCGAATAAGCAGGATTTTTATAAAGGACACATACCAAATGCAATTTATGTAAATAAATCTGATATCAGGATTGATAAAGAGATAAACGGCAAATTATTGGAAGGTTACTTGCCGGATAAAGCCTATTTTCAAAATTTACTCAGAAGTTACGGTATAAATAATAATTCAAAAGTGGTTATATATACTATTCAGTATGGTATTAAAAATCTTAAATATGCAACAAGACTTTATTGGCAATTTAAGCTCTATGGATTTCAAAATGTTACTTTAATGGAAGGTGGATATTTAAAATGGCTTAAAGAGTCAAAGCCTATTGAAAAGGGAGATCAGCGGAATGTCGCAGAAGGGGATGTTATCTTAAAAGATGCTGATAATTCAATGATAGCTACCACTGAAGATGTAGAAAAGGCATTGAAAGATAAAAGTTATATCCTTGTAGATTTCAGAGATTTTCAGTCATATTTGGGGTCAAATAAAGCAAGCTATATTCCTTATCCCGGTCATATCCCCGGTGCCTTTGTAGCCCCTGAAGAGCTTTTTTGTAAAAAGGATGGAAGCTTTGTGGATAAGACTACTGCTTTAAATACTTTTCATGCTTTGAATATTGACCTTGATAAGAAAATAATAATCTATTGCAATACGGGGAATCATTCAACCGAAGGGTGGATGTTAATCCACGAATTGCTTGGTAAGAAGAATATCTCAATGTATGATGGCAGCCTAATAGAGTGGACAAATCTGAATAAAATGACTAAATTGTATGAGGTCGAAAATTTCAAATAA
- a CDS encoding hydrogenase small subunit, translating into MSKFQEILDSYGVSRRDFLKYCTALGATLSLSPALAPKVAEAIEKDDRPPVIWLEFQDCAGDSESLLRANRPTVAELVLDYLSIDYHETIMAAAGHQAEEAKKATVEKYKGKYICIVEGSIPVNDDGVYCTIGGKTAVDILNEVGGNAAFVIAVGTCSSYGGLPAAYPNPTGAKSVKELLPNKTVINLPGCPMNVDNLTGTIVHYLLFGAPPVMDKFLRPKFAYGKRIHDNCERRAHFDAGQFVNAWGDEGHRQGWCLYKMGCKGPETYHNCPTVRWNEGTSWPVQSGHGCVGCSEPGFWDTMTPIYNRLPNIPGFGVEATATKIGAAVVGISAVVFGTHGIVSLIRNKGMVKKVEHEFEDEE; encoded by the coding sequence ATGAGCAAATTTCAGGAAATACTCGACAGTTATGGTGTGAGCAGAAGGGACTTTTTAAAATATTGCACTGCTCTTGGTGCTACCCTTTCCCTCTCACCGGCATTGGCTCCAAAGGTAGCAGAAGCAATTGAAAAAGACGACAGACCGCCTGTAATATGGCTTGAATTTCAAGATTGTGCCGGTGATTCCGAATCTTTACTAAGAGCAAACAGACCTACAGTTGCAGAATTAGTCCTCGATTATTTATCAATAGATTATCACGAGACAATTATGGCTGCCGCAGGGCATCAGGCTGAAGAAGCCAAAAAAGCGACAGTTGAAAAATATAAAGGAAAATATATCTGCATTGTGGAAGGCTCTATCCCTGTCAATGATGACGGAGTATATTGCACTATTGGCGGGAAAACTGCAGTAGATATCTTAAATGAAGTGGGCGGCAACGCAGCTTTTGTAATAGCAGTTGGCACATGCTCTTCCTATGGTGGGCTTCCCGCTGCCTATCCAAACCCTACCGGAGCAAAAAGCGTAAAAGAGCTTTTGCCTAACAAAACGGTTATTAATCTCCCCGGTTGCCCGATGAATGTAGATAATTTGACCGGCACCATTGTACACTACCTACTTTTTGGTGCTCCGCCCGTAATGGATAAATTTTTAAGACCAAAATTTGCCTATGGTAAGAGAATACACGATAACTGTGAAAGAAGGGCTCACTTTGATGCCGGACAATTTGTCAACGCCTGGGGTGACGAAGGGCACAGACAAGGCTGGTGCTTATACAAAATGGGTTGTAAAGGCCCTGAAACATATCATAACTGCCCGACTGTCAGATGGAATGAAGGGACAAGCTGGCCTGTTCAATCAGGGCATGGATGTGTGGGCTGTAGTGAACCGGGCTTTTGGGATACTATGACACCAATATACAACAGGTTGCCTAATATCCCCGGATTTGGTGTTGAAGCCACAGCCACAAAGATTGGCGCTGCTGTAGTGGGGATATCCGCTGTGGTATTTGGTACGCACGGTATAGTAAGCCTTATCAGAAATAAGGGTATGGTCAAAAAAGTAGAGCACGAATTTGAAGATGAAGAGTAG